DNA from Triticum dicoccoides isolate Atlit2015 ecotype Zavitan unplaced genomic scaffold, WEW_v2.0 scaffold133966, whole genome shotgun sequence:
AGGAGCAACGGCCCCCCACTGACTTTTATAAATCAGCAGACAACAGCATACAAGGGGGATGTTTGAGATGCCTTTACGTATTACGTGCGTGTATAGTTTGTTAGTAGTTGTTGTATATTCTGGTTCGGTTAGTGTAGGATTTGATCTATGTCTTGTATAGTTTTTGTATGGATCAAGTCTACCACAACCAAACTAACCATAATGTAAATCCTGACCATGCACCCCATATATACACGAGCGAGTCCCTGCTAGCCGATATAGCAAACTCTTCCACCAATGCCTTGAACTATCACCATTTTTATGAACAGTCTTTAATTAGTAGTACTGCAAAGAATACAAGGATGATCAGCTCTCATCATTTACATGTCCTACTAGTACTAGCTACAGGTTGTGTTATCCGGTCGAGACAACAAAGCTAGTTTACACGTTGATAAAAGGCGCGCCGGTGATGATCTCGGTGGCGGCGAGCGCGACGAGGCCGAGCATGGCGAAGCGGCCGTTCCAGAGCTCCGCGTTGGCGTTCATGATGGCGCCGGCTCTGCCCTCGGCGCTCTCGCCCTGGAGCAACGGCACCAGTGACGCCACGGACAGCACCGCCACACAGTAGGCGAACCACGCCTGCCCGGTGCCACTGCCGAGCTGCGAGAGGAGCCCGTCGCCGCGCCCTGCCTCCACCGCAAGCGCCGTCACGAAGCCTACCATGGCAAGGCGCCCGTTGATTCGCTCCGGCGCAGGGCCGCTGAACGCCAGCGCGTTCCAGATTGAGGTGCTCGTCTTGGGTTTGTTTGTCTGTGCCCTGACGATGAGGGTGCGTCGGCCCAGCGCTGGCAGAGACCGGGCGC
Protein-coding regions in this window:
- the LOC119343606 gene encoding low molecular mass early light-inducible protein HV90, chloroplastic-like, encoding MATVMAMGSFAGAAVLPRGSAGRFGARSLPALGRRTLIVRAQTNKPKTSTSIWNALAFSGPAPERINGRLAMVGFVTALAVEAGRGDGLLSQLGSGTGQAWFAYCVAVLSVASLVPLLQGESAEGRAGAIMNANAELWNGRFAMLGLVALAATEIITGAPFINV